One Deltaproteobacteria bacterium genomic window, GGACGTGCGGGTGGCGGCGCTGCCCATCGGCATCGACTACGAGCGCTTCCGGGCCGAGGCCACCGAGCCGGCGAGCCGCGAGCGCGCCGCGCGTCTCAGGCACAACCTCGGCAGCGAGGTGGTCCTGCTCGGGGTCGACCGCCTCGACTACACGAAGGGAATCGTCGAGCGGCTGCGCGGCTTCGAGCGCTTCCTCGAGCGGCAGCCCCAGTGGCGCCACCGCGTCTGTCTCGTGCAGGTGACCGTGCCGTCGCGTGATCGGGTGCCGGAGTACCGGGAGCTCAAGCGTGCGGTCGACGAGTCCGTCGGCCGCATCGCCGGTCGCTTCACCTACGAAGGCCGCTCCCCGCTGCGCTATCTCTACACGGCGCTGCCGCGCGAGCAGCTCGTCGCCTACTACGCCGCCGCCGACGTGGCGCTGGTGACGCCGCTGCGCGACGGCATGAACCTGGTGGCCAAGGAGTACGTCGCCTGCCGGGGGGGGTCACCGGGCGTCCTGGTGCTCTCCGAGTTCGCGGGGGCGGCGAACGAGCTCCGTGAGGCGGTGTTGGTGAACCCCTACGATCCCGAGGCGATCCGGCGACGGATCGAGATCGCCGTTTCGATGTCCCCGGAGGACCGGGCCCGGCGCATGCGCGCGCTCGACCGCCGCGTCGCGTCCGGCACGATCCAGTGGTGGACCGGCGCGTTCCTCCAGCTCCTCCAGAGCTCCCCGACCACCATGGCGATGACCGCCTGACCTCGACCCTCCCGTGCCGACCGTCGCTCGCGAACCCTTCCGCTTCTGGACCCGGCTGACGCTCACCAAGCTCACCGGCCGCCGAGCGGCCGACCTCGCCGAGCTGGTCGAGCAACTGCGCACGGTGCCGCCCTCGGTCGTCTTCCACCACACGCATCACTTCCTCGTGCAGCATCAGCACCTGTCGCCCGAGCCGCCCAACGACTTCGCCTTCTGGGTGACGAACGTGATCCAGGAGGATCAGCTCGGCGAGCGCCTGGCGGCGATCGACACGGTCCAGTTCGCGCACCTCCGCGAGCTGCGCGACCGCATCGTCGAGGTGATCGACGCCTACCTCGAGCAGCGCAAGGAGCTGCGCGCGGCGCCGGCCGGCGAGGAGTTCCACTTCATGGATGCCGTGTCGTTCACGCTCCCCACGCGCTATCAGGCGTGGACGCTCGCCGAGTTTGCCGAGGCGCTCCGGCACGTCGGCAGCGCCACGATCGCCTATCATCTCTTCGAAGCCCGCCTGCGGGTCGGCTCGGACGACAACGACTTCTCGCGCTGGCTCGAGCAGGAGCTCGGCGAGCGGGAGCTCGCCCCGGCGATCCGCAAGCTCGACCCCTACACGCACACGACCGACGGCCTCCGGCAGCGCCTGATCGGCCTGATCGAGCAGCGCATCCGGGCGGAGACGCGCCGATGACCGGCGGCCTCGACGCCTACGCGCCGTTCGTCGGCAGCGGGACGATCG contains:
- a CDS encoding trehalose-6-phosphate synthase, translated to MRSSRLIVVSNRAPLEMVRGPQGVRALRTVGGLAAALDDALRVHGGTWIAWVGQHAHDELRPETTGLAYPIRAVRLKEREVSHYYAGFSNQVLWPLCHMFPSRCRIQQSYWTAYRAANERFAAVVQASVTPGDLVWIHDFHLCLVPGLLRAAGVRARLGVFWHIPFPPPTVFGILRWREELLGGLLGADLLGFQTDADVRNFLASVRQYLDVPVVDDPPTVRLPGRDVRVAALPIGIDYERFRAEATEPASRERAARLRHNLGSEVVLLGVDRLDYTKGIVERLRGFERFLERQPQWRHRVCLVQVTVPSRDRVPEYRELKRAVDESVGRIAGRFTYEGRSPLRYLYTALPREQLVAYYAAADVALVTPLRDGMNLVAKEYVACRGGSPGVLVLSEFAGAANELREAVLVNPYDPEAIRRRIEIAVSMSPEDRARRMRALDRRVASGTIQWWTGAFLQLLQSSPTTMAMTA